The following coding sequences lie in one Aspergillus luchuensis IFO 4308 DNA, chromosome 8, nearly complete sequence genomic window:
- a CDS encoding serine/threonine-protein phosphatase (COG:T;~EggNog:ENOG410PG4N;~InterPro:IPR004843,IPR029052,IPR006186;~PFAM:PF00149;~go_function: GO:0016787 - hydrolase activity [Evidence IEA]) has translation MDNNMEIDTARSPEPHHLSPTTDPGSIPTLDGWIESLMTCKQLAEEDVRRLCDRAREVLQDESNVQPVKCPVTVCGDIHGQFHDLMELFRIGGPNPDTNYLFMGDYVDRGYYSVETVTLLVCLKIRYPQRITILRGNHESRQITQVYGFYDECLRKYGNANVWKYFTDLFDYLPLTALIENQIFCLHGGLSPSIDTLDNIRSLDRIQEVPHEGPMCDLLWSDPDDRCGWGISPRGAGYTFGQDISEAFNHNNGLTLVARAHQLVMEGYNWSQDRNVVTIFSGMLALQDLVLVMRDLATMTNHVSLAPNYCYRCGNQAAIMEIDEHLKYTLYVVTPPLQLGK, from the exons CCACCGACCCGGGGTCCATACCCACCctcgatggatggatcgaAAGCTTGATGACCTGCAAGCAACtagcggaggaagatgtccgGAGGCTTTGTGATCGG GCAAGAGAGGTTCTGCAGGATGAGTCGAACGTGCAGCCCGTG AAATGCCCAGTGACTGTGTGCGGTGACATACACGGTCAGTTCCATGATCTGATGGAGCTGTTCCGCATTGGTGGCCCCAATCCGGATACAAACTACCTGTTTATGG GTGACTACGTCGACCGTGGTTACTACTCTGTAGAGACCGTCACGCTCCTTGTCTGCCTCAAAATCCGTTACCCCCAGCGTATCACCATCCTGCGAGGAAACCACGAGTCGCGCCAGATCACGCAAGTCTACGGCTTCTACGATGAGTGCCTGCGCAAGTACGGCAACGCTAACGTGTGGAAATACTTCACCGACCTTTTCGACTACCTCCCCCTCACCGCACTTATCGAGAACCAGATCTTCTGTCTGCACGGCGGTCTGAGTCCGTCGATTGAcaccctcgacaacatccGCTCTCTGGATCGGATTCAGGAGGTCCCGCACGAGGGTCCCATGTGCGACCTTCTGTGGAGTGACCCCGACGACCGATGCGGCTGGGGTATCTCTCCCCGTGGTGCTGGATACACATTCGGGCAGGATATTTCGGAGGCATTCAATCACAACAATGGCTTGACTCTGGTGGCACGGGCGCACCAGCTGGTAATGGAGGGTTACAACTGGTCCCAGGATAGAAATGTGGTCACGATTTTCTCCGGTATGCTTGCACTGCAGGATTTGGTTCTCGTCATGCGTGATTTGGCGACCATGACTAACCACGTCTCTCTAGCTCCTAACTACTGCTACCGCTGCGGTAACCAAGCCGCAATTATGGAAATTGACGAGCATCTGAAATATACCTTGTATGTGGTGACCCCACCGTTGCAATTGGGGAAGTAG
- a CDS encoding putative homogentisate 1,2-dioxygenase (COG:E;~EggNog:ENOG410PJFH;~InterPro:IPR014710,IPR011051,IPR005708;~PFAM:PF04209;~go_function: GO:0004411 - homogentisate 1,2-dioxygenase activity [Evidence IEA];~go_process: GO:0006559 - L-phenylalanine catabolic process [Evidence IEA];~go_process: GO:0006570 - tyrosine metabolic process [Evidence IEA];~go_process: GO:0055114 - oxidation-reduction process [Evidence IEA]): MPSTSDLADPKEYQKIFHWAETQKDGTIPSFATRRNDPYEYQAGFGNSFASEAVPGTLPQGQNSPRNVRFGLYAEQMTATAFIAPRHCNKKAWLYRARPAVAHQGFTDLPDNKDTESNFLPLNPRVHVSPTQLAWHPFDIPTNGEVDFVSGLKTVAGSGEPTLREGLATHVYTANTSMTKKAFVNSDGEMAIVPQQGALDIQTEFGPLFVQPGEIVIIQRGIRFRVELPDGPSRGYILEIWGSQFELPELGPLGANGLANARDFLYPTAKYEISKEPWEIVYKLGGKFFKSTQNHSPFDVVAWHGNYVPYKYDMTKFVNVGSISVDHMDPSIFCVLTAKSRDPTAPLADLLIFSPRWDVASHTYRPPYYHRNAASELMGLIYGDYGGRSDAFQPGSVSFECGMVPHGVAYEEFKAATEVDPPAMRISEASMAFMFESSRPFTITDYAWTSNKRHEHEPKMWDNLVDNFSKHEKEVEELLAKKAQVMKI; the protein is encoded by the exons ATGCCCTCCACAAGTGACCTCGCCGACCCCAAAGAATACCAGAAGATCTTCCACTGGGCAGAGACACAGAAGGATGGAACCATTCCCTCCTTCGCTACCAGACGAAATGATCCGTATGAA TACCAAGCCGGATTCGGCAACTC GTTCGCCTCCGAGGCTGTGCCTGGCACCCTTCCACAGGGCCAAAACAGCCCTCGTAACGTCCGCTTTGGCCTGTACGCCGAGCAGATGACGGCCACGGCTTTCATTGCCCCGAGACATTGCAACAAGAAAGCATGGCTGTACCGTGCCCGTCCGGCTGTTGCCCACCAGGGATTC ACCGACCTTCCTGATAACAAGGACACAGAATCCAACTTCCTTCCATTGAACCCTCGCGTCCATGTCTCCCCTACCCAGCTTGCCTGGCACCCTTTTGACATTCCAACCAATGGCGAAGTAGACTTTGTCTCTGGTCTGAAGACCGTGGCTGGCTCGGGCGAGCCAACCCTCCGGGAAGGCTTGGCCACCCACGTCTACACTGCTAACACCAGCATGACCAAGAAGGCTTTTGTCAATTCGGATGGTGAGATGGCCATCGTCCCTCAACAGGGTGCACTGGACATTCAGACCGAGTTTGGCCCCTTGTTCGTCCAGCCTGGAGAGATTGTCATTATCCAACGCGGCATCCGTTTCCGCGTAGAGCTTCCTGATGGGCCTTCTCGTGGTTACATCCTTGAAATCTGGGGTAGTCAATTCGAACTCCCTGAGCTGGGACCCTTGGGTGCCAACGGTCTCGCCAATGCACGGGACTTCCTCTACCCTACGGCCAAGTATGAGATCTCCAAGGAGCCTTGGGAGATTGTGTACAAGCTGGGCGGAAAGTTCTTCAAGAGCACACAGAACCACAGTCCTTTTGACGTGGTTGCCTGGCATGGCAACTAT GTGCCTTACAAGTACGACATGACCAAGTTCGTCAACGTCGGCTCCATCTCTGTTGATCATATGGACCCCTCCATCTTCTGTGTCCTTACAGCCAAGTCTCGGGATCCCACTGCTCCTTTGGCCGATCtactcatcttctctcctcgCTGGGATGTTGCATCGC ACACCTACCGCCCTCCATACTACCACCGCAACGCTGCCTCCGAATTGATGGGTCTCATCTACGGCGACTACGGCGGTCGTTCCGACGCCTTCCAGCCCGGAAGTGTCTCCTTCGAATGTGGCA TGGTCCCCCACGGCGTCGCCTACGAAGAATTCAAAGCCGCCACGGAAGTGGACCCGCCGGCCATGCGCATCTCCGAGGCCTCAATGGCATTCATGTTCGAGTCGAGTCGCCCattcaccatcaccgactACGCCTGGACAAGCAACAAGCGCCACGAGCACGAGCCTAAGATGTGGGATAACCTCGTCGACAACTTCTCCAAACATGAGAAAGAAGTCGAGGAGTTATTGGCCAAGAAGGCTCAGGTGATGAAGATCTAA
- a CDS encoding putative carboxylesterase (COG:I;~EggNog:ENOG410PNQG;~InterPro:IPR019826,IPR002018,IPR029058;~MEROPS:MER0030934), whose product MASPLVQHQGLRATFTGIERGSEGVTVNEFRGIKYASVPARFERAQPVDDFGDAVVDASQYGPRCPQVDVDVRHLLRVPEDFPIGKEPEDEFECLNLDITCPPVSSAKGPLPVLLWIYGGSQVVTFCSAASKICDPIKVVADSIKTGQPIIFVSINYRLNIFSFGDGKEKNLAVKDQKLGIEWVRNNISAFGGDPNNITLAGESAGAVYTHAHLVTGTPVKRAVLASGSLYLSSPLPVEKGQGLIKALEAKVQELGEPSLRLSSVPALLQALKECNVNTMWIQEDEDFQGWEGRSELVDELMIGDTEYESVIWRNGIETFDGEAITAAFEQDEKWGTKLRKMYQVVADRPTACKLGALDLVNDVRYTLPVEVVAEKLHAAGKRVYKYVVDQANPWQASSRAHHAVDLLFLFDGVDLSFNPAAQAVGQEMRKRWVQFVNGGSPWSTERRFAYGPLGSCGEISEAQFASRRRVEHVQALREAGMGVYMPIVFALTAGKISLLN is encoded by the exons ATGGCATCTCCGCTAGTGCAACATCAGGGTCTTCGTGCGACGTTTACGGGTATTGAGAGGGGGTCGGAGGGAGTCACGGTGAATGAGTTTCGGGGTATCAAGTACGCATCTGTCCCCGCGCGGTTTGAGCGGGCTCAGCCGGTGGATGACTTTGGGGATGCTGTGGTTGATGCTTCTCAATATGG GCCGAGGTGTCCACAGGTCGATGTTGACGTTCGCCATTTGTTGCGCGTTCCGGAGGACTTTCCAATTGGAAAAGAGCCTGAGGACGAGTTTGAATGTCTGAACTTGGATATTACCTGTCCTCCGGTGTCTTCTGCCAAGGGACCTCTTCCTGTGCTTTTGTGGATTTATG GAGGATCCCAGGTAGTGACTTTTTGCTCAGCTGCATCGAAAATCTGCG ATCCCATCAAGGTCGTCGCGGACTCTATCAAAACCGGCCAGCCTATCATCTTCGTCTCAATCAACTACCGACTCAATATCTTCAGCTTTGGTGAcggcaaggagaagaacctTGCTGTCAAGGATCAGAAACTGGGTATTGAATGGGTGCGGAACAACATCTCCGCCTTTGGAGGCGATCCA AACAACATCACATTGGCCGGAGAGAGTGCTGGGGCGGTATATACTCATGCTCATTTGGTCACTGGTACACCCGTTAAGAGGGCTGTTCTGGCTTCTGGATCACTctatctctcttctcccttgcCAGTTGAGAAGGGCCAAGGTCTCATCAAGGCGCTGGAAGCCAAGGTGCAGGAACTGGGCGAGCCGTCGCTCCGGCTGTCGTCGGTGCCCGCTCTATTGCAGGCATTGAAGGAGTGCAATGTGAATACCATGTGGATacaagaggatgaggacttTCAAGGATGGGAAGGCAGGTCTGAATTGGTGGACGAACTGATGATTGGTGATACCGAGTATGAG TCGGTCATCTGGAGGAACGGAATCGAGACATTCGATGGAGAAGCCATTACTGCTGCTTTTGAGCAGGATGAGAAATGGGGCACAAAGTTACGCAAGATGTATCAGGTTGTTGCTGATCGACCAACTGCCTGCAAGCTGGGTGCACTGGATCTTGTGAATGATGTCCGTTATACGCTGCCGGTGGAAGTCGTAGCCGAGAAACTGCACGCAGCAGGGAAACGAGTCTACAAGTATGTGGTTGACCAGGCCAACCCGTGGCAGGCATCCAGCCGAGCCCATCATGCCGTTGacctgctgttcctgtttGATGGCGTCGACCTGTCCTTCAACCCTGCTGCACAGGCTGTCGGTCAGGAGATGCGGAAGCGTTGGGTACAGTTCGTCAACGGGGGTAGTCCGTGGTCTACGGAGCGAAGATTCGCCTACGGACCTCTAGGGAGCTGTGGCGAGATTTCTGAAGCGCAGTTTGCGTCTAGAAGACGGGTCGAGCATGTTCAAGCTCTTAGAGAGGCTGGGATGGGTGTCTATATGCCTATTGTATTTGCCTTGACGGCAGGCAAGATTAGCTTGTTGAATTAG